The Flavobacterium faecale genome has a segment encoding these proteins:
- a CDS encoding sulfatase family protein, translated as MNLKTTLTLTLASFFLMSCCAAKPVAIEDSLVKSKVASQKLPNLIIIHTDEHNFRTLSCYQKLLSEDQAFVWGKGNNSKTPNIDKLADGGAICTSYYASSPVCTPSRASLVTGLYPQATGAPKNGLHLKKGIPTFASILIDNGYATSYVGKWHLAGNGTYAFGIEYNGGFEDNRFMMDGGHAPYFHLEGDKVSAVNQNQIDKFPKEELIHLTDFFTDKTLEILERDKKKPFALMVSIPDPHTPDYAKPPYQTMYENLNIKAPKTMAAEYTAIKPSWAKDEGAKGDTNEASGKKSFANDKEALKQYFGMVSHIDDSVGRILKFLKDNNLEENTIVVFTSDHGDMFFEHNRVNKGVPYEASARIPFVIRYPDKIPAGKVINTAYTNVDFAPTILSIMGIKTKAKFHGLDSSDDFLNDKKVIDSDRITYYAKSGGWWVTAVNDRYKLVIDKNERPYLFDLTKDPDELTNFYNDKNYKAIAQKLQTELFKQLEKYDEPGLKMSKPYITE; from the coding sequence ATGAATTTGAAAACAACACTGACACTTACGTTAGCTTCCTTTTTTCTGATGTCCTGTTGTGCGGCAAAACCAGTGGCAATAGAAGACAGCTTGGTAAAAAGCAAAGTAGCTAGCCAAAAACTACCCAACCTGATTATCATCCATACCGATGAGCATAATTTTCGAACGCTAAGTTGTTACCAAAAATTACTTTCAGAAGATCAAGCTTTTGTTTGGGGAAAAGGCAATAATTCCAAAACTCCCAACATTGATAAATTGGCAGACGGCGGAGCAATTTGTACCAGTTATTACGCATCCTCGCCTGTATGTACGCCCTCTAGAGCATCCTTGGTGACCGGTTTGTATCCGCAAGCGACAGGTGCACCCAAAAACGGACTTCATTTGAAGAAAGGAATACCAACTTTTGCCTCTATTTTAATAGACAATGGTTATGCGACTTCCTATGTAGGGAAATGGCATTTGGCAGGAAATGGAACGTATGCTTTTGGAATTGAATATAATGGTGGATTTGAAGATAATCGCTTTATGATGGACGGCGGTCACGCTCCTTATTTTCATTTAGAAGGTGATAAGGTATCTGCTGTCAATCAAAATCAAATAGATAAATTCCCTAAGGAAGAACTGATTCATCTAACCGATTTTTTCACAGACAAAACACTAGAAATACTTGAACGCGATAAAAAGAAACCTTTTGCCTTAATGGTGTCTATTCCAGATCCACATACACCTGATTACGCAAAACCTCCGTATCAAACCATGTATGAAAATCTAAACATTAAAGCGCCTAAGACAATGGCCGCAGAATATACCGCCATCAAACCATCATGGGCTAAGGACGAAGGAGCAAAAGGAGATACTAATGAAGCTAGCGGTAAAAAATCCTTCGCTAATGATAAAGAAGCTTTAAAGCAATATTTCGGAATGGTAAGCCATATCGATGATAGTGTCGGTCGAATTCTTAAATTTTTAAAAGATAATAATTTAGAAGAAAATACGATTGTCGTTTTTACTTCAGATCATGGGGATATGTTTTTTGAACATAATCGTGTAAACAAAGGCGTTCCTTACGAAGCCTCTGCTAGAATTCCGTTTGTAATCCGTTATCCAGATAAAATTCCAGCGGGTAAAGTGATTAATACGGCTTATACCAATGTCGATTTTGCGCCTACGATTTTGAGTATTATGGGAATAAAAACCAAAGCCAAGTTTCATGGTTTAGACAGTTCTGATGATTTTTTAAACGATAAAAAAGTAATTGACAGCGATAGAATAACCTATTATGCCAAATCTGGTGGATGGTGGGTTACAGCGGTCAACGATCGTTACAAATTGGTAATCGACAAAAACGAGCGTCCTTATTTATTTGACTTAACAAAAGATCCAGACGAGTTGACCAATTTCTACAACGATAAAAACTATAAAGCTATTGCTCAAAAGTTGCAAACAGAGTTGTTTAAACAATTAGAGAAATATGACGAGCCAGGTTTAAAAATGAGTAAACCTTACATTACAGAATAA
- a CDS encoding DUF2326 domain-containing protein, which produces MIKINKLYSEPEIFDPISFDYGVNIIMGEKSESTNKKIGVGKSVCIEFINFCLLKRISDSRLSLIPKNNKDIINSLIKLDIEFNSKIITISRSIQNPDQVAIFINNEEKIFDKLEDASDYLGNLYFDSYPVKTKRLSFRNLLQPIIRDERSEFKDLIQCFDTKKSIPADYSPHLFYLNIGLEKYNDIKSLNEDLKKKNAFFSETKKLVTNNNELKIQDAKAHLNELESEVTKVNKSIEKLKSFESFEIIQEDLVKLETKLSELRTRQQSIKYELKQIDSLPKPENINENEISIIFNQFKQGLGDLVEKSLEDLKNFKNKIDGFRNSIVNERLIALKSELTKLNEVIRKIDDEYSQKIILIDNGEILRDLKTSISIFNEKNRELNNLRALIERYDIAERDKKILEGEKAVFIADLDEELYQKNDVVKSFRETILEIHEKIMGNREAHFEIKTTKNKNVVDFIMRTDDDGSHSTERMKVFIYDVSLMLNEYTRQNHPGFLIHDNIFEDDDSIEKSLNFLYEYNKKNPYEFQYIVTLNGDLIESASRDANLLFTIDEVKKSSYTKEKRFLGFKYNETK; this is translated from the coding sequence ATGATTAAAATTAATAAGTTATATAGTGAACCAGAAATTTTTGACCCTATATCATTTGATTATGGTGTAAACATAATTATGGGTGAAAAATCAGAAAGTACCAATAAGAAAATCGGTGTAGGTAAATCTGTTTGTATTGAATTTATTAATTTTTGCTTATTGAAAAGAATTTCTGATAGTAGATTAAGTTTAATACCTAAAAACAATAAAGATATTATTAATAGTCTAATAAAATTAGACATTGAATTTAACTCAAAGATAATTACTATTTCTAGATCAATTCAAAATCCTGATCAAGTAGCAATTTTTATTAACAATGAAGAAAAAATTTTCGATAAATTAGAAGATGCTTCAGATTATCTTGGAAACCTGTATTTTGACTCTTATCCAGTAAAAACCAAAAGATTGAGTTTCAGAAATCTTTTACAACCTATTATTAGAGACGAAAGGTCAGAATTTAAAGACTTAATACAGTGTTTTGATACAAAAAAATCTATACCTGCAGACTATAGTCCACATCTATTTTATTTGAATATTGGACTTGAGAAATATAATGATATTAAAAGCTTAAATGAAGATTTAAAAAAGAAAAATGCTTTCTTTTCAGAAACAAAAAAACTAGTTACTAACAATAACGAATTAAAAATACAAGATGCAAAAGCTCATCTAAATGAATTAGAAAGTGAAGTAACTAAAGTAAATAAGTCAATTGAGAAGCTAAAAAGTTTTGAATCATTTGAAATCATTCAAGAAGATTTAGTAAAATTAGAAACAAAATTATCTGAATTAAGAACTAGACAACAATCTATTAAATACGAGTTAAAGCAAATTGATTCTTTACCTAAACCTGAAAATATAAATGAAAATGAAATTTCAATAATTTTTAATCAATTCAAACAAGGTCTAGGAGATTTAGTTGAAAAATCACTTGAAGATTTAAAGAATTTTAAAAATAAGATAGATGGTTTTAGAAATTCCATTGTAAATGAAAGGTTAATAGCTTTAAAGTCTGAACTAACAAAATTAAATGAAGTTATTCGAAAAATAGATGACGAATATTCTCAAAAAATTATTCTTATTGATAATGGTGAAATACTTAGAGATTTAAAAACATCAATTAGTATTTTTAATGAAAAAAATAGAGAACTTAACAACCTTCGAGCATTAATTGAGAGATATGACATTGCAGAAAGAGATAAAAAAATTTTAGAAGGAGAGAAAGCTGTTTTTATAGCTGACCTAGATGAAGAACTTTATCAAAAAAATGATGTAGTAAAAAGCTTTCGTGAAACAATTCTTGAAATTCACGAAAAGATAATGGGTAATAGGGAAGCGCATTTTGAAATAAAAACTACTAAAAATAAAAATGTAGTTGATTTTATAATGAGAACTGATGATGACGGAAGTCACTCAACTGAAAGAATGAAAGTTTTTATTTATGACGTATCGCTAATGCTAAACGAATATACAAGACAAAATCATCCAGGGTTTTTAATTCACGATAATATTTTTGAAGATGACGATTCTATTGAAAAAAGTTTAAATTTTCTATATGAATATAATAAAAAAAATCCCTATGAATTTCAATATATTGTAACTTTAAACGGAGATTTAATTGAATCCGCAAGTAGAGATGCTAATTTGCTATTTACGATTGATGAAGTTAAAAAATCTTCATATACTAAAGAAAAAAGATTTTTAGGGTTTAAGTATAACGAAACAAAGTAA
- a CDS encoding PQQ-binding-like beta-propeller repeat protein, whose protein sequence is MKINYSLFLLVLVGVLQGSSLNAKEVSTAPPKAVLSIETGYTITKVRTALNKKESFIVASSYEGTVMGVSYEGKILWKNALSGFMNHDLWTGDIDNDGVDEIFAANADGAVYCLNSKGKLLWKFQQNEAPMYSVCVVNKDGKAYVVCGGYDNSFYYVSPKGVLVSEIASKTYSVEKASSKAAKELPPSGLHITNFLRPAKLANGKEIVVVHGVQNSMSGNGSVYFFNPLDKLPYETIVIKKNGPYGDLKITDVDLDGKSEVLMGRTGAQAKGMSYIKIEIENPKKLTQVDFKNVKNKASLSRGMYRVIQTEVFNNNGKRAYVSLFGSDIIINNVGEKDADGEVVPTRFSFNDMCKDPNSNKLILASAQSGGSAIHIIDFDDKKWRKDFENLMPPGKIQDILANTKNIKDNLKKFEKPSYQKESATVYFMSESRKKDGAAEAIDRIEAKYKNPVFLNGGSFDKENWDRSAMPSEVYKNKRDGRMKYVLSQEQVLDILAKKHKESNGKGISYWGGHGNDPYMYQVETTKKGLDLANGNKTVIIYPEVEDHSEAFNFVMNDLMLPLAEYAKTKNGSLYLRNKHLFWQSSVYMDKWKPLVSGKYASVFVPAMEETTDKSMELSFTARLGLWAAGSVDSFGARCARDNTSFDRLRQHSNQTLPNHFLRTMVYSIASGAQYIDNFPVDQEYMSLLWDLIAEGAIYVPNRADILSFSPVHLSIANPNEDYLNDASNVKWLTFFDKDKKDKEPFAFSRLNGTWPGAPLTEWDFSRYAAGATERRLNFIPKYSNGMVLITPPQFGVFADKTAFRKPLVDNIHPWYKNITKEYYSDGKNYFSADGKTTYAPNEYYKVIEDDIKKSAALIPITVSGNVGWVVAQVGPKQLRLTLVENGYINPNNAKAIVKINNIKVKKMKDILNNEEFKGTANSTVEIDIPLGGFRFIDIELEDNL, encoded by the coding sequence ATGAAAATCAATTACAGTCTGTTTTTACTAGTGTTAGTAGGGGTTTTACAAGGGTCTTCCTTAAACGCAAAAGAAGTTTCTACCGCTCCTCCCAAGGCAGTTTTGAGCATAGAAACTGGTTACACCATCACCAAAGTACGGACGGCACTCAACAAAAAAGAATCATTTATTGTTGCTAGTAGTTATGAAGGAACAGTTATGGGAGTTTCCTATGAGGGTAAAATTCTGTGGAAAAATGCCTTGTCTGGTTTTATGAACCATGATTTATGGACTGGCGATATCGATAATGATGGCGTTGACGAAATTTTTGCTGCTAATGCAGATGGTGCTGTTTATTGTTTGAATAGCAAAGGAAAATTACTGTGGAAGTTCCAACAAAATGAGGCACCTATGTACTCAGTTTGTGTGGTTAACAAAGACGGTAAGGCGTATGTGGTCTGTGGCGGTTATGACAATAGTTTTTATTATGTATCTCCAAAAGGAGTGTTGGTAAGCGAAATAGCATCCAAAACGTATTCAGTAGAAAAAGCTTCTAGCAAGGCGGCAAAGGAGTTGCCACCTAGCGGATTGCACATTACCAATTTTTTGAGACCTGCAAAACTAGCCAACGGAAAAGAAATAGTGGTAGTTCATGGAGTTCAAAACAGTATGAGTGGTAATGGTTCGGTTTATTTTTTCAACCCATTAGACAAATTACCTTATGAAACAATAGTCATAAAAAAGAATGGTCCTTATGGTGATTTAAAAATTACCGATGTAGATTTAGACGGAAAAAGTGAAGTGTTAATGGGACGCACCGGCGCACAAGCAAAAGGAATGAGCTATATAAAAATTGAGATTGAAAACCCTAAGAAATTGACACAGGTTGATTTTAAAAATGTAAAAAATAAGGCGTCACTCAGTAGAGGGATGTATCGTGTGATTCAAACAGAGGTGTTCAATAATAATGGCAAACGTGCTTATGTGTCGCTTTTTGGGAGTGACATAATAATTAACAATGTCGGTGAAAAAGATGCGGATGGAGAAGTGGTTCCAACTAGATTTTCTTTCAATGATATGTGTAAGGATCCAAATTCGAATAAACTTATTTTAGCAAGTGCTCAAAGTGGGGGTAGTGCCATTCATATTATTGATTTTGATGATAAAAAATGGAGAAAAGATTTTGAAAACTTAATGCCTCCAGGAAAAATACAAGACATACTTGCAAATACAAAAAACATAAAAGACAATTTAAAGAAGTTTGAAAAACCTTCTTACCAAAAAGAATCGGCGACGGTTTATTTTATGTCCGAAAGTCGAAAAAAAGACGGTGCTGCTGAAGCAATAGACCGAATTGAGGCTAAGTATAAAAATCCTGTTTTCTTAAACGGAGGTAGTTTTGATAAGGAAAATTGGGACCGTTCTGCCATGCCCAGCGAAGTGTACAAAAACAAACGCGATGGCAGAATGAAATACGTATTATCACAAGAACAAGTCTTAGATATCCTTGCTAAAAAACATAAAGAATCCAACGGAAAAGGAATTTCTTATTGGGGAGGACATGGTAACGATCCTTATATGTACCAAGTAGAAACAACCAAAAAAGGATTGGATTTAGCGAACGGAAATAAAACGGTAATCATCTATCCTGAGGTCGAAGACCATTCGGAGGCCTTTAATTTTGTGATGAACGACTTAATGTTGCCCTTGGCAGAATATGCAAAAACCAAAAATGGTAGTTTGTACTTGCGTAACAAGCATTTGTTTTGGCAGTCGAGCGTGTATATGGACAAATGGAAACCATTGGTTTCTGGAAAATACGCCAGTGTATTTGTACCTGCCATGGAAGAAACCACCGATAAATCTATGGAACTGAGTTTTACTGCTCGATTAGGACTTTGGGCAGCTGGTTCAGTAGATAGTTTTGGAGCACGTTGCGCTAGAGACAATACTAGTTTTGATCGTTTGCGTCAGCATTCGAACCAAACCTTACCGAACCATTTTCTACGAACAATGGTGTATTCTATTGCTAGTGGAGCACAGTATATTGATAATTTCCCTGTAGATCAGGAATACATGAGTTTGCTATGGGATCTAATAGCCGAAGGCGCTATTTATGTGCCAAACCGTGCTGATATTTTAAGTTTTTCACCGGTACATTTAAGCATTGCTAATCCAAATGAAGACTATCTAAACGATGCCAGTAATGTAAAGTGGTTAACGTTTTTTGATAAAGACAAAAAAGACAAGGAACCTTTTGCTTTCAGTCGATTAAACGGAACATGGCCAGGAGCGCCGTTAACTGAATGGGATTTTTCTAGATATGCTGCCGGTGCAACCGAAAGAAGATTGAATTTTATTCCGAAATACAGTAACGGGATGGTTTTGATTACGCCACCACAATTTGGTGTTTTTGCAGATAAAACCGCTTTTAGAAAACCATTGGTCGATAATATTCATCCTTGGTACAAAAACATCACTAAAGAATATTATTCGGATGGTAAAAACTATTTTTCTGCTGACGGAAAAACGACTTATGCGCCAAATGAGTATTACAAAGTGATTGAAGACGATATTAAGAAAAGTGCTGCCTTGATTCCGATTACGGTTTCTGGAAATGTAGGTTGGGTTGTAGCACAAGTTGGTCCAAAACAATTGCGTTTAACATTGGTTGAAAATGGATATATCAATCCAAATAATGCCAAAGCAATTGTGAAAATCAATAATATCAAAGTGAAGAAGATGAAAGATATTTTGAATAATGAAGAGTTTAAAGGAACTGCAAATTCTACAGTTGAAATTGACATTCCATTGGGAGGATTTCGTTTTATCGATATTGAGTTAGAAGATAATTTATAG